Genomic window (Roseivirga sp. 4D4):
CTGTCCTTATTTCAAATCAAAAGTTCTATCAAGGCTTTGTCAGTGAAGTTGAAAAGGAAGGAAGAATAGAAATGAAGTTCTTGGTACCAGGGCTCGATTACTTCTCAAGATGGCTAGTTTCATTGGGAGACTCGGTTGAAATATTGGAACCAGAAAGTCTCAAGTCCATCATGATCGAACGGGCTGAGGAATTGGCTAAGCACTACAAGTCATAATTAGAAGAAATTTTTCGAATTCATTTTTCCTACTGACATAGGGCTGTCACTAGGGTGCTCTTAATTGCTTCCAAAATCAAAATTATGAATATGGTAGCATTAGAAAAACTCGATTTAACAAAACACTATCCGGAATACTATAAGGCAAAAGCAAAACCTCAATTAGTCAATCTTGAACCGTACAATTACATCACAATATCAGGAATTTCGGCCCCCGAAGCCCCCCTTTTCACGGAATCGCTTGAGAAGCTATATGCCTTAGCCTATGGCATTAAGTTCATCTGCAAAGCAAATGAGTTAGACTTTGTAGTTCCCAAAATGGAAGGCTTCTGGTGGGTAGATGGAAAATTGCCTTTCGAGGAAACCCCCAGAAATGATTGGCACTGGAAAATTATGTTCAGAATGCCCGACTTTGTTGGTGAGACAGAGTACCGAGCGGGATTAGAAAGTCTTTTAGAGAAGCAGAAGATTTCAGAAGGCCATGGAATCGTCTTTGAAGAAATCCACGAAGGCCTTTCGGCTCAAATACTTCACATCGGATCTTATGACAATGA
Coding sequences:
- a CDS encoding GyrI-like domain-containing protein; protein product: MVALEKLDLTKHYPEYYKAKAKPQLVNLEPYNYITISGISAPEAPLFTESLEKLYALAYGIKFICKANELDFVVPKMEGFWWVDGKLPFEETPRNDWHWKIMFRMPDFVGETEYRAGLESLLEKQKISEGHGIVFEEIHEGLSAQILHIGSYDNETASLEKLYAFIKQEGFEIAGYHHEIYLSDPRKVAEEKLRTILRYAIR